In Pseudomonas deceptionensis, a single window of DNA contains:
- a CDS encoding DUF1285 domain-containing protein produces MSEPVDVSNLLAQIPRADKGLPPVHLWDTAFCGDIDMRIARDGTWYYMGTPIGRKPMVKLFSTIIRRDGDDYFLITPVEKVGIKVDDAPFVAVALEVEGAGEQQVLRFTTNVDEFISAGSEHPLRIVIDPVTQEPAPYVHVRRNLEALIHRNVFYQLVELAVVREVDGQNWLGVWSGAEFFPIGLEP; encoded by the coding sequence ATGAGCGAGCCGGTAGATGTCAGTAACCTGTTGGCGCAGATCCCCAGGGCTGACAAAGGCCTGCCGCCCGTTCACTTGTGGGATACCGCGTTTTGCGGTGACATCGACATGCGCATCGCCCGCGATGGCACCTGGTATTACATGGGCACGCCCATTGGCCGCAAGCCCATGGTCAAACTCTTCTCGACCATCATCCGCCGCGACGGCGATGATTATTTTCTGATCACCCCGGTAGAAAAAGTCGGCATCAAAGTCGATGACGCGCCCTTTGTGGCGGTCGCCCTGGAGGTAGAAGGGGCGGGCGAGCAGCAAGTCCTGCGTTTCACGACCAACGTTGACGAGTTCATCAGTGCCGGCAGCGAGCACCCGCTGCGTATCGTCATCGACCCGGTCACCCAGGAGCCCGCACCTTACGTGCATGTGCGGCGCAACCTCGAAGCACTGATCCATCGCAATGTGTTCTACCAATTGGTGGAGCTGGCGGTGGTTCGCGAAGTCGACGGGCAGAACTGGTTGGGCGTGTGGAGCGGTGCCGAGTTTTTCCCTATTGGCCTTGAGCCTTGA
- a CDS encoding substrate-binding domain-containing protein has product MKHRPGIRSLCCAALAVGAISLSSALLAAEQVKIGFLVKQAEEPWFQTEWAFAEKAAKDKGFTLIKIAVPDGEKTLSAIDSLAANGAQGFVICPPDVGLGPAIMAKAKLNGLKVIAVDDRFVDASGKFMEEVPYLGMAAFEVGQKQGNAMVAEAKNRNWDWKDTYAVINTFNELDTGKKRTDGSVKSLKDAGLPDDHILYSALKTLDVPGSMDATNSALVKLPSGAKNLIIGGMNDSTVLGGVRATESAGFAAANVIGIGINGTDAIGELKKPNSGFFGSMLPSPHIEGYKTATMMFEWITEGKEPPLYTAMDEVTLITRDNFQEELTKIGLWN; this is encoded by the coding sequence ATGAAACATCGTCCCGGTATCCGTTCCCTGTGCTGTGCGGCCCTTGCCGTCGGTGCCATCAGTCTGAGCAGTGCGCTGTTGGCCGCCGAGCAGGTAAAGATCGGTTTTCTGGTCAAGCAGGCGGAAGAGCCCTGGTTCCAGACCGAATGGGCTTTCGCTGAAAAAGCCGCGAAAGACAAAGGCTTCACCCTGATCAAGATTGCCGTGCCGGATGGCGAGAAAACCCTGTCGGCCATTGACAGCCTGGCGGCCAACGGCGCCCAGGGCTTTGTGATTTGCCCGCCGGATGTAGGGCTCGGCCCGGCGATCATGGCCAAGGCCAAACTCAACGGCCTGAAAGTGATCGCCGTCGATGACCGCTTTGTCGATGCCAGCGGCAAATTTATGGAAGAGGTGCCGTACCTGGGCATGGCGGCCTTCGAAGTCGGCCAGAAGCAGGGCAATGCGATGGTCGCGGAAGCGAAAAACCGCAACTGGGACTGGAAAGACACTTACGCGGTGATCAACACCTTCAACGAACTGGACACCGGTAAAAAGCGCACCGACGGCTCGGTCAAATCCTTGAAGGACGCGGGCCTGCCCGACGATCACATCCTCTACTCGGCGCTCAAGACCCTCGACGTGCCCGGCAGCATGGACGCCACCAACTCGGCACTGGTCAAACTGCCCAGTGGTGCGAAGAACCTGATCATCGGCGGGATGAACGACAGCACGGTGCTCGGTGGTGTGCGCGCCACGGAAAGTGCCGGGTTCGCCGCGGCCAATGTGATCGGCATCGGCATCAATGGCACCGACGCCATTGGCGAACTGAAAAAACCCAACAGCGGTTTCTTTGGCTCCATGCTGCCGAGCCCGCATATCGAAGGCTACAAGACGGCGACCATGATGTTTGAGTGGATCACCGAAGGCAAAGAGCCGCCGCTGTACACCGCCATGGATGAGGTGACGCTGATCACCCGTGACAACTTTCAGGAAGAGCTGACCAAGATAGGTCTGTGGAATTGA
- the araG gene encoding L-arabinose ABC transporter ATP-binding protein AraG — protein MQQHTAHPALTDVTASLRFNGIGKHFPGVQALANISFVAHPGQVHALMGENGAGKSTLLKILGGAYTPSSGNLQIGEQSLIFKSTAESIANRVAVIHQELHLVPEMTVAENLFLGHLPARFGLIKRSVLRQNALELLKGLADEIDPQEKVARLSLGQRQLVEIAKALSRGAHVIAFDEPTSSLSAREIDRLMTIIGRLRDEGKVVLYVSHRMEEVFRICNAVTVFKDGRYVRTFEQMSELTHDQLVTCMVGRDIQDIYDYRPREHGDVALKVEGLLGPGLREPVSFEVRKGEILGLFGLVGAGRTELLRMLSGLTRYSAGRLELQGAQLTLRSPRDAIGAGVLLCPEDRKKEGIMPLASVAENINISARGAHSTLGCLLRGVWERGNADKQIKALKVKTPSASQKIMYLSGGNQQKAILGRWLSMPMKVLLLDEPTRGIDIGAKAEIYQIIHTLAASGIAVIVVSSDLMEVMGISDRILVLCEGAVSGEMPRDQANESNLLQMALPRQRG, from the coding sequence ATGCAACAGCACACTGCTCATCCAGCACTAACGGACGTCACCGCCAGCCTGCGTTTTAACGGGATCGGCAAGCATTTCCCCGGGGTACAGGCGCTGGCCAATATCAGCTTCGTCGCCCACCCGGGGCAGGTGCATGCGCTGATGGGCGAAAACGGCGCGGGTAAATCCACGCTGCTGAAAATCCTGGGGGGCGCCTACACCCCCAGCAGCGGCAACCTGCAGATCGGCGAGCAGTCGCTGATCTTCAAGTCCACCGCCGAGAGTATTGCCAACCGGGTCGCGGTGATCCACCAGGAGCTGCACCTGGTGCCGGAAATGACGGTGGCCGAGAACCTGTTTCTCGGCCATTTGCCGGCCCGTTTTGGCCTGATCAAGCGCAGCGTGCTGCGGCAGAACGCACTGGAACTGCTCAAGGGCCTGGCCGATGAAATCGACCCCCAGGAGAAGGTCGCGCGCTTGTCGCTGGGCCAGCGGCAGCTGGTGGAAATCGCCAAGGCACTGTCCCGCGGTGCCCATGTGATTGCTTTCGATGAGCCTACGAGCAGCCTGTCGGCCCGTGAAATCGACCGGCTGATGACCATCATCGGGCGCCTGCGCGATGAGGGCAAAGTGGTGCTCTATGTTTCCCATCGCATGGAGGAAGTGTTCCGTATCTGCAATGCAGTGACGGTGTTCAAGGACGGTCGTTACGTGCGCACCTTCGAGCAGATGAGTGAGCTGACTCACGATCAGTTGGTGACGTGCATGGTCGGTCGCGACATTCAGGATATCTACGATTACCGGCCTCGCGAGCACGGTGACGTGGCGCTCAAGGTCGAGGGCTTGCTCGGCCCGGGGCTGCGCGAGCCGGTGAGTTTCGAGGTGCGCAAGGGCGAGATCCTCGGCCTGTTCGGGCTGGTGGGTGCCGGGCGTACCGAGTTGCTGCGCATGCTCAGCGGGCTGACCCGCTACAGCGCCGGGCGCCTTGAGCTGCAAGGCGCACAGCTGACCTTGCGCTCGCCCCGTGATGCGATCGGTGCCGGGGTGCTGCTGTGCCCGGAGGATCGCAAGAAGGAGGGCATCATGCCGCTGGCCAGCGTGGCGGAGAACATCAACATCAGCGCCCGCGGCGCCCACTCGACGTTGGGGTGCCTGCTGCGCGGAGTATGGGAGCGGGGTAACGCCGACAAGCAGATCAAGGCGCTGAAAGTGAAGACCCCCAGCGCGTCGCAGAAAATCATGTACCTGTCCGGCGGCAATCAGCAAAAGGCCATTCTCGGGCGCTGGCTGTCGATGCCCATGAAGGTGCTGCTGCTCGACGAGCCGACGCGGGGCATCGATATCGGTGCCAAGGCCGAGATCTACCAGATTATCCACACCCTGGCGGCCAGCGGCATTGCGGTGATCGTGGTGTCCAGCGACCTGATGGAAGTGATGGGCATTTCTGACCGCATCCTGGTGCTCTGTGAAGGGGCGGTGAGCGGCGAGATGCCCCGCGACCAGGCCAATGAATCCAACCTGTTGCAAATGGCCTTGCCACGCCAGCGCGGCTGA
- a CDS encoding DUF4823 domain-containing protein produces the protein MRGLIVWLTFLALGGCMTVSDMGEGARYQMSDAGLLDHSSTRRSNSLRIQPDSFIYIAQGPFAPVGDPYVRPNVVAEEAFNGFVEYFPMVRRAKEPLGLDQAMSEARGFGAHYLLYTRFARADDRISNSDEWLDQEEISRLGIDSGVIQVMLIETGTQYLIDTATIRSRGGLLTFHDNKPADLIGPPLAKYARSLIGLSDQ, from the coding sequence ATGCGTGGTCTGATTGTATGGCTGACTTTTTTGGCACTGGGTGGCTGTATGACGGTCAGCGACATGGGTGAGGGTGCGCGCTATCAAATGAGCGACGCGGGCCTGCTCGATCACAGCAGCACCCGGCGCAGCAACTCGCTGCGCATCCAGCCCGACTCCTTTATCTATATCGCCCAAGGGCCGTTTGCCCCGGTGGGTGACCCTTACGTGCGTCCCAATGTGGTGGCCGAAGAAGCCTTCAATGGTTTTGTCGAATACTTCCCGATGGTGCGCCGCGCCAAAGAGCCGCTGGGGCTCGATCAGGCCATGAGCGAGGCCCGGGGTTTTGGTGCGCATTATTTGCTGTACACCCGTTTCGCCCGGGCCGATGACCGGATCAGCAACAGCGACGAGTGGCTCGACCAGGAAGAAATCAGTCGTCTGGGGATCGACAGTGGCGTGATTCAGGTGATGCTGATCGAAACCGGTACGCAGTATTTGATCGACACCGCCACCATCCGCAGTCGCGGCGGTTTGCTGACGTTCCATGACAACAAGCCGGCCGACCTGATTGGCCCGCCGCTCGCCAAGTACGCGCGCAGCTTGATAGGCTTGAGCGATCAATAA
- a CDS encoding SDR family oxidoreductase → MAEPLALPPVAEPPRGERLKNKVVLLTGAAQGIGEAIVASFVSQQAKMVISDIQGEKVEKVAAHWREQGADVQAIKADVSRQADLHAIVALAMELHGRVDVLVNCAGVNVFRDPLEMTEEDWRRCFAIDLDGAWYGCKAVLPQMIEQGIGSIINIASTHSTHIIPGCFPYPVAKHGLLGLTRALGIEYASKGIRVNAIAPGYIETQLNVDYWNGFADPHAERQRAFDLHPPRRIGQPLEVAMTAVFLASDEAPFINASCITIDGGRSVMYHD, encoded by the coding sequence ATGGCTGAACCTCTAGCATTACCGCCGGTGGCCGAGCCACCCCGGGGCGAGCGTCTGAAGAACAAGGTGGTACTGCTGACCGGTGCTGCGCAAGGGATTGGCGAAGCCATCGTCGCCAGCTTTGTGTCGCAACAGGCGAAAATGGTCATCAGTGATATTCAGGGCGAGAAGGTCGAGAAGGTTGCCGCCCATTGGCGTGAGCAGGGTGCCGATGTACAGGCGATCAAGGCCGACGTGTCCCGCCAGGCGGACCTGCATGCAATCGTCGCGCTGGCCATGGAGTTGCATGGCCGGGTCGATGTACTGGTCAACTGCGCCGGGGTCAACGTGTTCCGTGACCCTCTGGAAATGACCGAAGAAGACTGGCGCCGCTGTTTCGCCATCGATCTGGACGGCGCATGGTACGGCTGCAAGGCGGTCTTGCCGCAGATGATCGAGCAGGGCATCGGCAGCATCATCAACATCGCATCAACCCACTCCACCCACATTATTCCGGGTTGCTTCCCGTACCCGGTGGCCAAGCACGGCCTGCTGGGGCTGACCCGTGCCCTGGGCATCGAATACGCCTCCAAAGGCATTCGGGTCAACGCCATTGCCCCGGGGTATATCGAGACGCAACTCAACGTCGACTACTGGAACGGTTTCGCCGACCCCCATGCCGAGCGTCAGCGTGCCTTCGACCTGCACCCGCCGCGCCGCATCGGGCAACCGCTGGAAGTGGCGATGACCGCCGTGTTCCTGGCCAGCGATGAAGCGCCGTTTATCAACGCCTCCTGCATCACCATCGATGGCGGGCGTTCGGTGATGTACCACGACTGA
- a CDS encoding SMP-30/gluconolactonase/LRE family protein, protein MSWTAVTPHRATLGEGPFWDAPGQALYWVDIAGKQALRLQGDNVQIWQMPEHVSAFIPCASGDALVTLSSGVYRLDLDSAGLDPRLTLLCIADPQPGNRPNEARCDALGQLWLGTMQNNIGEQGEDLPIERRSGGLFRIAGDGRVTPLLNGLGIPNTLLWSSDGTTLYFGDSLDATIYQYSVAADGFLSPPEVWRGPHPLGGPDGSAMDADGFVWNARWDGSCLLRLAPDGQVDRVIELPVSRPTSCVFGGADLRTLFITSAASPANHPLDGALLSIRVDVPGVLCTRFAG, encoded by the coding sequence ATGTCGTGGACAGCCGTAACCCCACACCGGGCAACACTTGGGGAGGGGCCGTTCTGGGACGCTCCCGGGCAGGCGTTGTATTGGGTCGACATTGCCGGCAAACAGGCTTTGCGTCTGCAGGGTGACAACGTTCAGATCTGGCAGATGCCCGAGCACGTTTCAGCCTTCATTCCCTGTGCCAGCGGCGATGCGCTGGTCACCCTGAGCAGCGGCGTGTATCGCCTTGATCTGGATTCTGCGGGCCTTGATCCGCGCCTCACACTGCTCTGCATCGCCGACCCGCAGCCGGGCAATCGTCCCAACGAGGCCCGTTGCGATGCCTTGGGCCAGCTGTGGCTGGGGACCATGCAGAACAACATTGGCGAGCAGGGCGAGGACTTGCCGATCGAGCGCCGCAGTGGCGGGTTGTTCCGGATCGCGGGCGATGGCCGGGTGACGCCGCTGCTCAACGGCCTGGGGATTCCCAACACACTGCTGTGGAGCTCAGACGGCACCACCCTGTATTTCGGCGACAGCCTGGATGCCACGATCTATCAGTACTCGGTGGCGGCCGATGGTTTTCTGAGCCCGCCCGAGGTCTGGCGTGGCCCGCATCCGTTGGGCGGTCCCGATGGCTCGGCGATGGATGCCGACGGGTTTGTCTGGAATGCACGCTGGGATGGCAGTTGCCTGCTGCGCCTGGCCCCTGATGGTCAAGTCGACCGGGTGATCGAGCTGCCCGTCAGCCGTCCTACCAGTTGCGTATTTGGCGGCGCAGACCTGCGCACCCTGTTTATCACCAGCGCTGCCAGCCCGGCCAACCACCCTCTGGACGGGGCATTGCTGTCGATCAGGGTCGATGTGCCGGGAGTTCTCTGTACGCGATTCGCGGGTTAA
- the araH gene encoding L-arabinose ABC transporter permease AraH → MTVQNTSLPATRKKLDMRRFLDDWVMLLAAFAIFLLCTLLIDNFLSPLNMRGLGLAISTTGIAACTMLYCLASGHFDLSVGSVIACSGVVAAVVMRDTDSVFLGVSAALAMGLIVGLINGIVIAKLRVNALITTLATMQIVRGLAYIFANGKAVGVSQESFFVFGNGQLFGVPVPILITIACFLFFGWLLNYTTYGRNTMAIGGNPEAALLAGVNVDRTKIIIFAVHGLIGALAGVILASRMTSGQPMIGQGFELTVISACVLGGVSLSGGVGMIRHVIAGVLILAIIENAMNLKNIDTFYQYVIRGSILLLAVVIDRLKQR, encoded by the coding sequence ATGACCGTACAAAACACATCGCTGCCGGCCACCCGCAAAAAACTTGATATGCGACGCTTTCTCGACGATTGGGTGATGTTGCTGGCAGCGTTTGCGATCTTCCTGCTCTGCACCCTGTTGATCGACAACTTCCTGTCGCCGCTGAACATGCGTGGCCTGGGCCTGGCTATTTCCACCACCGGGATTGCCGCCTGCACCATGCTCTATTGCCTGGCGTCGGGGCATTTCGACCTGTCGGTCGGCTCGGTCATTGCGTGCTCCGGGGTCGTGGCGGCGGTGGTCATGCGCGACACGGACAGCGTGTTCCTGGGTGTCAGCGCGGCGCTGGCGATGGGGCTGATTGTGGGCCTGATCAACGGCATCGTCATCGCCAAGCTGCGGGTCAACGCGTTGATTACGACACTGGCGACCATGCAGATCGTGCGTGGTCTGGCGTATATCTTTGCCAACGGCAAGGCGGTGGGGGTGTCTCAGGAGTCGTTCTTCGTCTTTGGCAACGGCCAGTTGTTCGGCGTGCCGGTGCCGATCCTGATCACCATTGCGTGCTTCCTGTTTTTCGGCTGGCTGCTCAACTACACCACCTACGGGCGCAACACCATGGCCATTGGCGGCAACCCGGAAGCGGCGCTGCTGGCGGGGGTCAATGTCGACCGCACCAAAATCATCATCTTCGCCGTCCACGGGCTGATCGGTGCATTGGCCGGGGTGATCCTCGCGTCACGGATGACTTCGGGCCAGCCGATGATTGGCCAGGGGTTTGAGCTGACCGTGATCTCGGCCTGCGTACTGGGCGGTGTGTCGCTGAGCGGCGGGGTAGGGATGATCCGGCACGTGATTGCCGGGGTGCTGATCCTGGCCATCATCGAAAACGCGATGAACCTGAAGAACATCGACACCTTCTACCAGTACGTGATCCGCGGCTCGATCCTGTTGCTGGCGGTCGTTATAGATCGCTTGAAGCAGCGCTGA